The following coding sequences lie in one Spinacia oleracea cultivar Varoflay chromosome 1, BTI_SOV_V1, whole genome shotgun sequence genomic window:
- the LOC110799846 gene encoding probable plastid-lipid-associated protein 8, chloroplastic gives MAASATATATATASSSTLFSTFEPQFSLSSKGSHFHSTLSLPRHRLRLPNHPLRVSASVSSSAAPVVQNSPGDFVSSILSKIKARFSRNDSGDLVSSILSKVTETDRGVLLTREEHKEVGEIAEELQKYCVDAPVKCPLIFGDWDVVYCSNPTSPGGGYRSSIGRLVFKTNEMVQVVEAPDTVRNKVSFSAFGFLDGEVSLKGKLIALDERWIQVIFEAPELKVGGFEFQYGGESEVKLQITYVDEKIRLGKGSRGSLFVFQRR, from the exons ATGGCTGCTTCTGCTACAGCTACTGCTACTGCTACTGCTTCTTCGTCAACTCTGTTCTCTACCTTCGAAcctcaattttctctctcctccaaggGGTCCCACTTCCACTCCACTCTTTCTCTTCCACGCCATCGACTCCGCCTCCCTAACCACCCTCTCAGGGTTTCCGCCTCCGTATCGTCGTCTGCGGCTCCCGTGGTTCAAAATTCTCCCGGTGATTTTGTTTCCTCCATTTTATCCAAG ATCAAAGCCAGATTTTCTCGCAATGATTCCGGTGATCTTGTCTCCTCCATTCTCTCAAAG GTCACTGAAACAGATCGAGGTGTTTTACTAACTAGAGAAGAGCACAAGGAAGTTGGCGAAATTGCTGAAGAACTTCAGAAATATTGTGTTGATGCTCCAGTAAAATGCCCCCTCATTTTTGGAG ATTGGGATGTGGTTTACTGTTCGAATCCAACTTCACCCGGTGGTGGCTACCGAAGTTCAATAGGGCGTCTTGTGTTTAAGACAAACGAAATGGTTCAAGTTGTTGAAGCTCCTGATACTGTGAGGAACAAGGTGTCCTTTTCTGCGTTTGGGTTCCTTGACGGAGAGGTATCTTTGAAAG GTAAGCTGATAGCTTTGGATGAGAGGTGGATTCAAGTTATTTTCGAAGCACCCGAATTGAAGGTTGGAGGGTTCGAGTTTCAGTATGGTGGAGAAAGTGAGGTGAAGCTGCAGATTACGTATGTAGATGAGAAAATCAGGTTGGGGAAGGGTTCTAGAGGATCATTGTTTGTTTTCCAAAGACGTTAA
- the LOC110799844 gene encoding glycosyltransferase BC10 has product MKTSRAWQFRVRDMVTMSGSRQRSHMKRPVWIIILVSMVCLFLIAAYVYPLRTSAPCSFFPSKGCLIYAEEDTTPSRELTDDEIYSRVVVREVLKTPHVESKNPKIAFMFLTPGTLPFERLWDKFFQGHEGRFSVFVHASREKPVHVSRYFIGRDIRSDSVVWGKISMVDAERRLLAHALKDPDNQHFVLLSDSCIPLHNFDYIYNYLMFTNVSFLDCFLDLGPHGTGRYSEHMLPEVEREDFRKGSQWFTMKRQHALIVMADSLYYRKFKLYCKPGMEHGKNCYSDEHYLPTFFHMTDPGGIANWSVTYVDWSERKWHPRSFRAEDITFELLRNLTFIDQNVHLTSDDKNPVTITPCLWNGQKRPCYLFARKFYPETLGKLINQFSNYTVV; this is encoded by the exons ATGAAGACATCTCGTGCATGGCAGTTTCGTGTAAGAGATATGGTGACTATGTCTGGGTCGCGTCAGAGATCGCATATGAAGAGGCCAGTATGGATCATCATACTGGTTTCTATGGTGTGTCTTTTTCTCATTGCTGCCTATGTTTATCCGCTCCGAACTTCTGCACCCTGTAGTTTCTTTCCCTCTAAAGGTTGTCTAATTTATGCCGAAGAAGACACCACACCTTCCAGGGAGCTGACTGATGATGAAATTTATAGCCGTGTTGTTGTTAGAGAAGTTTTGAAGACACCTCATGTTGAATCTAAAAACCCAAAAATTGCCTTTATGTTTCTGACCCCTGGTACCCTACCTTTTGAAAGACTCTGGGATAAGTTCTTCCAG GGTCATGAAGGCAGATTTTCTGTTTTTGTACATGCATCAAGGGAAAAACCGGTGCACGTAAGCCGTTACTTTATTGGTCGAGACATAAGGAGTGACTCG GTAGTCTGGGGTAAAATCTCAATGGTTGATGCGGAAAGGAGACTTCTCGCTCATGCGCTTAAAGATCCTGACAACCAGCACTTTGTCTTACTATCGGACAG TTGTATACCGCTTCATAATTTTGATTATATTTACAACTATCTCATGTTCACGAATGTCAGCTTTCTTGACTG TTTTCTTGATCTTGGACCACATGGTACTGGAAGATATTCTGAGCACATGTTGCCCGAGGTTGAAAGGGAAGACTTCCGGAAGGGTTCACAG TGGTTCACCATGAAACGCCAGCATGCCCTAATTGTCATGGCTGACAGCTTATACTACAGAAAATTCAAGCTGTATTGCAAG CCAGGAATGGAGCATGGAAAGAACTGCTATTCTGATGAGCATTATTTGCCAACTTTCTTCCAT ATGACTGATCCTGGAGGAATAGCAAATTGGTCAGTGACATATGTTGACTGGTCTGAGAGAAAGTGGCATCCCAGGTCTTTCAGAGCTGAAGACATCACTTTTGAGCTTCTAAGAAATTTGACA TTTATTGATCAGAATGTGCATCTGACAAGTGATGATAAG AATCCAGTGACAATAACACCATGTTTGTGGAACGGACAGAAGCGGCCTTGTTATCTATTTGCTCGGAAATTTTATCCTGAGACATTAGGAAAGTTGATTAATCAGTTCTCCAATTATACAGTGGTATAA
- the LOC110799845 gene encoding glycine-rich RNA-binding protein 4, mitochondrial: MRIGASFRCFTALKSQFSTVRFSSEIFVSRLSFYTKHEEFRSMFSQFGNVKEARLIMDSRTGRTKGFGFVTFETEDEAHEAIKSMDCKIVQGRLISVEPATTKKADGDGVDSHS; the protein is encoded by the exons ATGAGAATAGGGGCGAGTTTCCGATGCTTTACGGCGTTGAAGTCTCAGTTCTCAACCGTTAGATTCAGCTCAGAGATCTTTGTAAGCA GACTCTCATTTTACACAAAACATGAGGAATTTAGGAGCATGTTTTCTCAATTCGGCAATGTTAAAGAAG CCAGGTTGATAATGGATAGTAGGACAGGAAGAACAAAGGGGTTTGGTTTTGTTACATTTGAGACGGAAGATGAGGCACATGAAGCTATTAAGAGTATGGATTGCAAG ATAGTCCAAGGACGACTGATTTCTGTGGAACCTGCCACGACAAAAAAGGCTGATGGAGATGGTGTCGACTCCCATAGCTGA